A genomic window from Flavobacterium azooxidireducens includes:
- a CDS encoding DUF1697 domain-containing protein, translated as MKHLALLRGINVSGHNMIKMETLKTILEDSGFQNVETYVQSGNVFLESEDENSHSVGFTIKQEIAKHLGFDVPVIVISKADLEKCLTNNPFFKEKGVDAKKLYVAFISKELTNSAINELKISQFKPDEAFIDGNRIYMKLETGAGNTKLTQKYIEKKLNVNATTRNWNTVNKLIELF; from the coding sequence ATGAAACACCTAGCACTATTACGCGGCATCAACGTATCCGGTCACAACATGATTAAAATGGAGACTTTAAAAACCATCCTTGAAGATAGTGGATTTCAAAATGTAGAAACCTATGTTCAATCCGGAAATGTTTTTTTAGAATCGGAAGATGAAAATTCGCATAGTGTTGGTTTTACCATCAAACAAGAAATAGCTAAACACTTGGGTTTTGATGTGCCGGTTATAGTAATTAGTAAAGCTGATTTAGAAAAATGCCTAACTAATAATCCGTTTTTTAAAGAAAAAGGAGTTGATGCTAAGAAACTATATGTTGCCTTTATTTCAAAAGAATTAACCAATTCAGCGATAAACGAATTAAAAATAAGTCAATTCAAACCCGATGAAGCATTTATCGACGGAAACAGAATCTACATGAAATTAGAAACGGGTGCAGGAAATACAAAATTAACTCAAAAATACATTGAAAAGAAGTTAAATGTGAATGCCACCACCCGAAATTGGAATACGGTGAATAAGTTGATTGAACTATTTTAA
- a CDS encoding DUF2683 family protein: MTTITLKINEKTKKGKAFLEMARAFFENSKEIELIEEVESPYNDEFVEKIKKAHASKNRTRVTSKNLWESI, translated from the coding sequence ATGACTACAATAACTTTAAAAATAAACGAAAAAACTAAAAAAGGAAAGGCTTTTTTAGAGATGGCTCGTGCTTTTTTTGAAAACTCAAAAGAGATTGAACTTATTGAAGAAGTTGAAAGTCCTTATAATGATGAGTTTGTAGAAAAAATAAAAAAAGCTCATGCCAGTAAAAACAGAACTAGAGTTACATCAAAAAATCTATGGGAAAGTATTTAA
- a CDS encoding Txe/YoeB family addiction module toxin: MGKYLIELTDLAKEQLQKHKKAGNKSTISKLNKIFEDLENHPFEGVGNPEALKHQLSGFWSRRINQKDRLIYSVNENLVLVEVISAMGHYNDK, from the coding sequence ATGGGAAAGTATTTAATCGAATTGACTGACTTAGCCAAAGAACAATTACAAAAACATAAAAAAGCAGGAAATAAATCAACTATTTCAAAACTAAATAAAATTTTTGAAGATTTAGAAAACCATCCATTTGAAGGTGTTGGAAATCCTGAAGCCTTAAAACATCAATTAAGTGGATTTTGGAGTAGAAGAATTAATCAAAAAGATAGATTAATATATTCAGTTAATGAAAATTTAGTGCTTGTAGAAGTAATTTCTGCGATGGGTCATTATAATGATAAATAA
- the sucD gene encoding succinate--CoA ligase subunit alpha: MSVLVNKNSKIIVQGFTGSEGTFHASQMIEYGTNVVGGVTPGKGGSTHLDRPVFNTVKDAVEKAGADTTIIFVPPAFAADAIMEAADAGIKVIITITEGIPVADMIKAYAYIKSKDCRLIGPNCPGVITPEEAKVGIMPGFVFKKGNVGIVSKSGTLTYEAADQVVKQGLGITTAIGIGGDPIIGTTTKEAVELLMNDPETHCIVMIGEIGGQLEADAAKWIKADGNRKPVVGFIAGETAPKGRTMGHAGAIVGGADDTAEAKKRIMRESGIHVVDSPAEIGKKVKEVLG, from the coding sequence ATGAGCGTTTTAGTCAATAAAAATTCAAAAATAATTGTTCAAGGATTTACAGGAAGCGAAGGAACTTTCCATGCTTCTCAAATGATTGAATACGGAACAAATGTAGTAGGTGGAGTTACTCCGGGTAAAGGTGGTTCAACCCATTTAGACCGTCCGGTTTTCAACACAGTAAAAGATGCTGTTGAAAAAGCGGGAGCAGATACAACCATCATTTTTGTTCCACCCGCTTTTGCTGCCGATGCCATCATGGAAGCTGCCGATGCCGGAATTAAAGTAATTATCACCATCACAGAAGGAATTCCTGTGGCAGATATGATTAAAGCATACGCTTATATTAAAAGCAAAGATTGTAGATTAATCGGTCCAAACTGTCCGGGTGTAATCACTCCGGAAGAAGCTAAAGTAGGTATTATGCCGGGCTTTGTTTTCAAAAAAGGAAACGTTGGAATCGTTTCAAAATCAGGAACGTTAACCTATGAAGCGGCTGACCAAGTTGTAAAACAAGGATTAGGAATTACAACTGCTATCGGGATTGGTGGAGATCCAATCATTGGAACCACAACCAAAGAAGCAGTAGAATTATTGATGAATGACCCTGAAACACATTGTATCGTTATGATTGGTGAAATCGGAGGTCAATTAGAAGCTGATGCAGCAAAATGGATCAAAGCCGACGGTAACCGCAAACCGGTTGTTGGTTTTATCGCAGGTGAAACAGCTCCAAAAGGAAGAACAATGGGTCACGCAGGTGCTATCGTTGGTGGTGCAGATGACACAGCAGAAGCAAAGAAAAGAATCATGAGAGAAAGCGGAATCCACGTAGTAGATTCTCCGGCTGAAATTGGTAAAAAAGTAAAAGAAGTTTTAGGATAA
- a CDS encoding nuclear transport factor 2 family protein codes for MNPKELVQAFYNSDALYNSSTLETFLHPDVILEWNSSKGFFKKDRNELIQMANDLKIGYETFVVQIHKILAEDNLVSVHYTHFGTTIENPNQINRLAYFFVIWEIQDGKLFRGYQMSQLP; via the coding sequence ATGAATCCAAAAGAATTAGTTCAAGCGTTTTATAATTCTGATGCGTTGTACAACAGTAGCACATTGGAAACTTTTTTGCATCCTGATGTAATTTTGGAATGGAACAGTAGCAAAGGTTTTTTCAAAAAAGACCGAAACGAATTGATTCAAATGGCAAATGATTTAAAGATTGGATACGAAACATTTGTCGTTCAGATTCATAAAATTTTAGCCGAAGACAATTTAGTTTCCGTTCATTATACTCATTTTGGAACAACCATCGAAAATCCGAACCAAATTAACCGGTTAGCCTATTTTTTTGTGATTTGGGAAATTCAAGACGGTAAATTATTCCGAGGGTATCAAATGAGTCAATTACCTTAA
- a CDS encoding UDP-3-O-(3-hydroxymyristoyl)glucosamine N-acyltransferase yields MKFPKTHSLKEIAQIIGSEFVGDDNFPVQGMNEIHVVEPGDIVFVDHPKYYDKALQSAATIVLINKQVDCPDGKALLISDDPFRDFNKLTNHFRPFTYSNVSISTSAQIGEGTVIQPNCFVGNHVKIGKNCLIHANVSIYDHCVIGDNVMIQAGTILGADAFYYKKRPEGFDQLLSGGRVVVEDNVGIGALCTIDRGVTGDTTIGAGTKIDNQVHVGHDTVIGKKCLIAAQTGIAGCVIIEDEVTLWGQVGTTSGITIGSKAVIMGQTGVTKSVDGGKTYFGTPIEESREKLKQLANIKRIPEIIEKLK; encoded by the coding sequence ATGAAATTTCCAAAAACGCATTCGCTCAAAGAAATAGCTCAAATTATTGGAAGTGAATTTGTGGGAGATGATAATTTTCCGGTTCAAGGTATGAATGAAATTCATGTGGTTGAACCCGGCGATATTGTATTTGTTGATCATCCGAAATATTATGATAAAGCTCTTCAATCGGCAGCAACTATTGTTTTAATCAATAAACAAGTGGATTGTCCTGACGGAAAAGCCTTGTTGATTTCTGATGATCCCTTTCGTGATTTTAATAAATTAACGAATCATTTTAGACCGTTTACTTATTCAAATGTATCGATTTCAACTTCTGCTCAAATTGGCGAAGGAACTGTAATTCAACCGAATTGCTTTGTTGGAAATCATGTGAAAATCGGTAAAAATTGTCTCATCCACGCCAATGTTTCTATTTATGATCATTGTGTAATTGGTGATAATGTGATGATTCAAGCCGGAACTATATTAGGAGCTGATGCTTTTTATTATAAGAAAAGACCAGAAGGATTTGATCAATTACTTTCCGGAGGTCGAGTAGTGGTTGAAGATAATGTTGGAATTGGAGCCTTGTGCACCATCGATAGAGGTGTAACGGGCGATACAACCATTGGTGCCGGAACAAAAATTGATAACCAAGTGCATGTTGGTCATGATACCGTTATCGGAAAAAAATGCTTAATTGCCGCACAAACCGGAATTGCAGGTTGCGTAATCATCGAAGACGAAGTAACTTTATGGGGTCAAGTAGGCACAACAAGTGGAATCACAATTGGTTCCAAAGCAGTGATTATGGGACAGACCGGCGTGACAAAATCGGTGGATGGCGGAAAAACCTACTTTGGTACACCAATCGAAGAATCAAGAGAAAAACTAAAACAATTAGCTAATATCAAACGAATTCCTGAGATAATTGAAAAATTAAAATAA
- the efp gene encoding elongation factor P, whose amino-acid sequence MASTSDIRNGLCIKHNHDIYKIIEFLHVKPGKGPAFVRTKLKSLTNGKVLDNTFSAGHKIDVVRVETHTFQFLYSEGTEFYFMNTESFEQITLNKDVLDAPDLLKEGTNVMVQINTETDLPLSVDMPASIILEVTYTEPGVKGNTATNATKPAKVETGASVNVPLFINEGDKIKIDTASGAYMERVKE is encoded by the coding sequence ATGGCAAGTACTTCAGATATTAGAAACGGATTATGTATCAAACACAACCACGATATTTATAAAATTATCGAATTTCTCCACGTAAAACCTGGAAAAGGACCGGCTTTTGTTCGTACAAAACTAAAAAGTTTAACCAACGGAAAAGTGTTAGACAATACATTTTCTGCCGGGCATAAAATTGATGTAGTTCGTGTAGAAACGCATACGTTCCAGTTTTTATATTCAGAAGGAACTGAATTTTATTTCATGAATACAGAAAGTTTTGAGCAAATTACACTAAACAAAGATGTGTTAGATGCTCCGGATTTATTGAAAGAAGGAACTAACGTAATGGTTCAAATTAATACAGAAACCGACTTACCTTTATCAGTAGATATGCCGGCTTCAATTATTTTGGAAGTAACTTATACAGAACCGGGTGTAAAAGGAAATACCGCTACAAACGCAACAAAACCAGCTAAAGTGGAAACAGGTGCAAGTGTAAACGTTCCTTTATTCATTAATGAAGGAGATAAAATTAAAATTGATACGGCTTCGGGTGCATACATGGAGCGTGTGAAAGAATAA
- the lpxA gene encoding acyl-ACP--UDP-N-acetylglucosamine O-acyltransferase encodes MNQPLAYVHPGAKIARNVVIDPFTTIHNNVVIGEGTWIGSNVTIMEGARIGKNCNIFPGAVISAVPQDLKFGGEDSLAIIGDNSTIRECVTINRGTIASGQTTIGKNCLIMATAHVAHDCHIGDNAIIVNGVALAGHVTVGNFAIIGGLAAVHQFINIGDHAMISGGSLVRKDVPPFTKAAKEPLSYVGINSVGLRRRGFTSEKIREIQEIYRILYQKNYNTSQAVSIIEAEMAASPERDEILQFIRNSSRGVMKGYTGVY; translated from the coding sequence ATGAATCAACCTTTAGCATACGTACACCCAGGAGCAAAAATTGCACGAAATGTAGTTATCGATCCGTTTACAACCATTCATAATAATGTCGTTATTGGCGAAGGAACTTGGATTGGTTCCAACGTAACCATAATGGAAGGTGCCAGAATTGGTAAGAATTGCAATATTTTTCCCGGAGCTGTAATTTCGGCGGTTCCGCAAGATTTAAAATTTGGTGGCGAAGATTCGCTGGCAATTATAGGAGATAATTCCACTATTCGTGAATGTGTAACCATCAACCGTGGAACAATTGCTTCCGGTCAAACAACCATAGGCAAAAATTGTCTTATAATGGCAACGGCTCACGTGGCACACGATTGTCACATTGGAGATAACGCAATTATTGTGAACGGAGTAGCTCTAGCCGGCCACGTTACCGTAGGTAATTTTGCTATTATTGGCGGATTAGCTGCTGTGCATCAGTTCATTAATATTGGCGATCATGCGATGATTTCAGGAGGTTCGTTGGTAAGAAAAGATGTTCCACCTTTTACAAAAGCGGCAAAAGAACCACTTTCTTATGTTGGAATTAATTCAGTTGGATTACGAAGAAGAGGATTTACATCCGAAAAAATCAGAGAAATTCAAGAAATATACAGAATATTATATCAAAAAAATTATAACACATCACAAGCAGTAAGTATCATTGAAGCAGAAATGGCTGCTTCACCGGAACGTGATGAAATTCTTCAGTTTATCAGAAACTCTTCACGAGGAGTGATGAAAGGTTATACAGGAGTTTATTAG
- a CDS encoding bifunctional UDP-3-O-[3-hydroxymyristoyl] N-acetylglucosamine deacetylase/3-hydroxyacyl-ACP dehydratase, which translates to MVQSVKQKTIKNEVTLEGVGLHTGQEVTMTFKPAPVNNGFTFVRVDLEGHPIIEADANYVVNTQRGTNLEKNAVKIQTSEHVLAACIGCDVDNLIIELNASEPPIMDGSSKFFVEALEQAEVVEQEADRKVYVVKEVISYTDEATGSEILVMPSDSYQVTAMVDFGTKVLGTQNATLKSIDEFKKEIADARTFSFLHELESLLNNGLIKGGDLNNAIVYVDKEISAETMENLRTAFGKDKISVKPNGILDNLTLHYPNEAARHKLLDVIGDLALVGTRIQGKVIANKPGHFVNTQFAKKLAKIIKIEQRNQVPTYDLHQEPLMDIHKIMAMLPHRPPFLLIDKIFELSDTHVVGLKNVTMNEPFFVGHFPDAPVMPGVLIVEAMAQTGGILVLSTVPDPENYLTYFMKIDNVKFKHKVLPGDTLIFKCDLITPIRRGICHMQANAYANGKLVAEAELMAQIAKKN; encoded by the coding sequence ATGGTACAATCGGTTAAACAAAAAACCATAAAAAACGAAGTTACTTTAGAAGGAGTAGGATTACACACCGGTCAGGAAGTAACTATGACATTTAAACCAGCTCCTGTAAACAATGGATTTACATTTGTTCGGGTTGATTTAGAAGGTCATCCAATCATTGAAGCAGATGCAAATTATGTGGTAAATACTCAACGTGGAACCAATTTAGAAAAAAATGCGGTTAAAATTCAAACGTCAGAACACGTTTTAGCTGCTTGTATTGGTTGCGATGTTGACAATCTTATTATTGAGCTAAATGCTTCAGAGCCACCTATTATGGATGGTTCTTCTAAATTTTTTGTTGAAGCTCTTGAGCAAGCAGAAGTGGTTGAGCAAGAAGCCGATAGAAAAGTCTATGTTGTAAAAGAAGTTATCTCTTATACAGATGAAGCTACCGGAAGTGAAATTTTAGTGATGCCGTCTGATTCTTATCAAGTAACTGCAATGGTTGATTTTGGTACTAAAGTATTAGGGACACAAAATGCAACCTTGAAAAGTATTGATGAATTTAAAAAGGAAATTGCTGATGCCAGAACATTCAGTTTTTTGCATGAATTGGAATCGCTTTTAAATAATGGTTTAATAAAAGGAGGCGATTTGAATAATGCCATCGTTTATGTTGACAAAGAAATTTCAGCAGAAACCATGGAAAATTTAAGAACAGCTTTTGGAAAAGATAAAATTTCAGTTAAACCAAACGGTATTTTAGATAATCTAACATTACATTATCCTAACGAAGCAGCTCGCCATAAATTATTAGATGTAATTGGTGACCTAGCCTTGGTTGGAACTCGAATTCAAGGTAAAGTTATCGCCAACAAACCAGGACATTTTGTAAATACTCAATTTGCAAAAAAATTGGCAAAAATCATTAAAATAGAACAAAGAAATCAGGTGCCAACGTATGATTTACATCAAGAACCGTTGATGGATATTCATAAAATTATGGCTATGTTGCCACACCGTCCACCTTTTTTGTTAATAGATAAGATTTTTGAATTATCAGATACTCATGTGGTTGGATTGAAAAATGTAACCATGAACGAACCATTTTTTGTAGGTCACTTTCCAGATGCTCCGGTAATGCCAGGCGTTTTAATTGTAGAAGCAATGGCTCAAACAGGTGGGATTTTGGTGCTAAGTACTGTTCCTGATCCTGAAAATTACCTTACTTATTTCATGAAAATTGATAATGTAAAATTCAAACACAAAGTGTTGCCGGGTGATACATTAATTTTTAAATGTGATTTGATTACGCCAATTCGTCGCGGAATTTGTCACATGCAAGCCAATGCGTATGCCAACGGAAAATTGGTTGCTGAAGCCGAACTAATGGCACAAATTGCCAAAAAGAACTAA
- the lpxD gene encoding UDP-3-O-(3-hydroxymyristoyl)glucosamine N-acyltransferase, translated as MKFTAAQIASILEGEVVGNTNVEVYKLSKIEEGSEGSLTFLANPKYVNYIYSTKASIVIVNKSFEPEQEISATLIAVEDAYKSFSKLLEYYNQVKLMKSGIEQPSVVSEGVTYGEGLYLGSFCYIGKNVKIGSNVKIYPNSFIGDNVIIGDNCVFFAGARVYSETEIGNNCTIHSGTIVGSDGFGFAPMADGSYDKIPQIGNVIIEDNVEIGACSTIDRATLGSTIIRKGVKFDNQIHVAHNVEIGENTVIAAQTGIAGSTRIGKNCLIGGQVGIAGHLVIGDGVRIQAQSGIGKNLKDGETVQGSPSFNYGDYSKSYVHFKNLPKIVNDLEVLKKTITKE; from the coding sequence ATGAAATTTACTGCAGCACAAATAGCATCCATATTAGAAGGCGAAGTCGTTGGAAATACCAATGTTGAAGTCTATAAATTGTCAAAAATCGAAGAAGGATCCGAAGGATCGCTTACCTTTTTAGCCAATCCAAAATATGTAAATTATATTTATTCAACAAAAGCATCAATTGTAATAGTTAATAAATCATTTGAACCGGAACAGGAAATTTCGGCAACTTTAATCGCGGTTGAAGATGCATACAAATCTTTTTCAAAATTACTTGAATATTACAATCAAGTAAAATTGATGAAATCCGGAATCGAGCAACCTTCAGTTGTTTCTGAAGGAGTTACGTATGGTGAAGGATTGTATTTAGGAAGCTTTTGCTACATTGGTAAAAACGTGAAAATTGGCAGTAATGTAAAAATTTATCCAAATAGTTTTATCGGAGATAATGTTATAATTGGCGATAATTGTGTATTTTTCGCTGGTGCAAGAGTTTATTCTGAAACTGAAATTGGTAATAATTGCACCATACATTCCGGAACAATCGTTGGTTCTGATGGGTTTGGATTTGCACCAATGGCCGATGGAAGTTATGATAAAATTCCACAAATAGGAAATGTTATCATAGAAGATAATGTAGAAATTGGAGCTTGTTCAACCATTGACAGAGCAACATTAGGTTCAACAATTATTAGAAAAGGAGTGAAGTTTGATAATCAAATTCATGTTGCTCATAATGTTGAAATTGGCGAAAACACAGTAATTGCAGCACAAACAGGCATAGCAGGATCAACAAGAATAGGAAAAAATTGTTTGATTGGCGGTCAAGTTGGAATTGCAGGACATCTTGTTATAGGTGATGGAGTTCGCATACAAGCTCAATCCGGAATTGGTAAAAATCTAAAAGATGGCGAGACAGTTCAAGGTTCACCCTCTTTTAATTACGGAGATTATAGCAAATCATACGTACATTTTAAAAATTTACCAAAAATAGTGAACGATTTAGAAGTATTAAAAAAAACAATAACTAAAGAATAA
- a CDS encoding HD domain-containing protein: MSRTNKLKIFNDPIYGFISIPNELVFDLIQHPYFQRLRRISQMGMSYLVYPGAHHTRFHHALGAMHLMQKAVEVLRFKGISISQDEETALYVAILLHDIGHGPFSHALEQSIVENVHHEEISLLFMNRLNEEFDGKLNLAIQIFKGEYHRKFMLQLISSQLDMDRMDYLKRDSFYSGVAEGNINSDRLIQMLHVIDDVLVVEEKAIYSIEKFLMARRLMYWQAYLHKTSLVAELILTKALKRAKELSQKGIVLDASKPLLFFLNNKIEKEDFTVEILEKFSQLDDFDIMSALKTWQYHDDFVLSSLSKMIINRDLLKIKLSNEKFDREVLTSYKEQLLQQYPISMSETDYFVFKGKIKTLGYNKESQPIKIVKKDRTIEDIVISSDQLNSRAFSKPVTKFYICFPKVLEEINKF; encoded by the coding sequence GTGAGTCGAACCAATAAATTAAAAATTTTTAACGATCCAATTTACGGATTTATTAGTATTCCTAATGAATTGGTTTTCGATTTAATTCAGCATCCGTACTTTCAGCGTTTGCGAAGAATTTCTCAAATGGGAATGTCCTATTTGGTTTATCCCGGAGCACATCATACCCGTTTTCATCATGCTTTGGGTGCGATGCATTTGATGCAGAAAGCTGTTGAAGTATTGCGTTTCAAAGGAATTTCAATTTCACAAGACGAAGAAACAGCTCTTTATGTCGCTATTTTGTTGCATGATATTGGACATGGACCTTTTTCGCATGCTTTAGAACAAAGTATTGTTGAAAACGTGCATCACGAAGAAATTTCCCTTTTGTTTATGAATCGGCTTAATGAGGAGTTTGATGGGAAATTAAACTTAGCCATTCAGATTTTTAAAGGAGAATATCATCGAAAATTCATGCTTCAATTGATTTCGAGTCAGTTGGATATGGATCGGATGGATTATTTAAAAAGAGATAGTTTTTATTCCGGTGTTGCTGAAGGAAATATTAATTCAGATCGATTGATTCAGATGCTACATGTGATTGATGATGTTTTGGTTGTGGAAGAAAAAGCGATTTATTCCATCGAAAAATTCCTAATGGCCAGACGATTGATGTATTGGCAAGCCTATTTGCACAAAACAAGTTTGGTGGCCGAACTAATTCTCACCAAAGCATTAAAAAGAGCCAAAGAACTTTCTCAAAAAGGAATTGTTTTGGATGCATCAAAACCACTTTTGTTTTTTTTGAATAATAAAATTGAAAAAGAAGATTTTACAGTAGAAATTTTAGAAAAATTTTCCCAATTAGATGATTTTGATATTATGAGTGCGTTGAAAACATGGCAATATCATGACGACTTTGTGCTGAGTTCATTAAGTAAAATGATTATTAACAGAGATTTGCTTAAAATTAAACTAAGCAATGAAAAGTTTGATAGAGAAGTGTTGACATCTTATAAAGAACAATTATTGCAACAATATCCAATCTCTATGTCAGAAACGGATTATTTTGTATTTAAAGGAAAAATAAAAACGTTGGGTTACAATAAGGAGTCGCAACCAATCAAAATTGTAAAAAAAGATAGAACCATTGAGGATATCGTAATTTCTTCCGATCAACTCAATTCCAGAGCATTCTCTAAGCCGGTAACAAAATTCTATATTTGTTTTCCAAAAGTACTCGAAGAAATTAACAAATTTTAG
- the porX gene encoding T9SS response regulator signal transducer PorX yields the protein MDKIKILWVDDEIDLLKPHILFLENKNYAVTTCNNGRDAVDIFEENQFDIVFLDENMPGMSGLETLSEMKEKKSAVPVIMITKSEEESIMEEAIGSKIADYLIKPVNPNQILLALKKNLDHSRLITEKTTLDYQKEFRKIAMDLAMVNSFEDWTELYKKLIFWEIELENIEDQGLISILESQKVEANSQFGKFIEKNYEKWFEEKTDKPVLSHKLFREYVVPEIVKKDKPILFVVIDNLRYDQWKAFESVVNNHYKPEKEAAYYAMLPTATQYARNAIFSGLTPLEMEKQFPQYWRNDVEDGGKNLYEGEFLEAQLKRLGLHIKSEYYKITNFKDGKKLVDNFKGLKNNDLTTIVYNFVDMLSHAKTEMEVVKELASNDKAYRSLTLSWFKNSPLLEMIQMAQQMGFKLILTTDHGTINVKNPSKVIGDKNTSLNLRYKTGRSLTYEDKDVYAVKDPKKIGLPSINMSSSFIFAKNDLFLAYVNNYNHYVSYYRNSYQHGGISLEEMIVPFLVFNPR from the coding sequence ATGGACAAAATAAAAATTCTTTGGGTAGATGATGAAATTGATTTACTCAAACCACATATTCTTTTTTTAGAAAACAAAAATTATGCTGTAACTACGTGCAATAATGGTCGTGATGCGGTTGATATATTTGAAGAAAACCAGTTTGATATTGTGTTTTTGGATGAAAATATGCCCGGAATGAGCGGTTTGGAAACGCTTTCGGAAATGAAGGAAAAAAAATCGGCTGTTCCCGTGATTATGATTACCAAAAGCGAGGAAGAAAGCATCATGGAAGAAGCCATTGGTTCTAAAATTGCTGATTATTTGATTAAACCGGTTAATCCAAATCAAATTTTGTTGGCTTTGAAGAAAAATCTAGATCATTCCCGTTTAATTACCGAAAAAACAACGTTGGATTATCAGAAAGAATTTCGAAAAATTGCGATGGATTTAGCCATGGTAAATTCCTTTGAAGATTGGACGGAATTGTATAAAAAATTAATTTTCTGGGAAATTGAATTAGAAAACATCGAAGACCAAGGATTGATTTCTATTTTAGAATCTCAAAAAGTAGAAGCCAACAGCCAATTCGGAAAATTTATTGAAAAAAATTATGAAAAATGGTTTGAAGAAAAAACAGACAAACCTGTTTTATCACACAAATTATTTAGAGAATATGTTGTTCCGGAAATCGTAAAAAAAGATAAACCTATTTTATTTGTTGTGATTGATAATTTGCGTTATGACCAATGGAAAGCATTTGAAAGTGTGGTAAACAACCATTACAAACCCGAAAAAGAAGCAGCTTATTACGCCATGTTACCAACGGCTACACAATATGCCAGAAATGCTATTTTCTCAGGTTTAACGCCATTGGAAATGGAAAAACAATTTCCTCAATATTGGCGAAATGATGTAGAAGACGGTGGAAAAAATCTTTACGAAGGAGAATTTTTAGAAGCTCAATTAAAACGATTAGGCCTACACATTAAAAGTGAATACTATAAAATCACCAATTTTAAAGACGGTAAAAAGTTAGTAGACAACTTCAAAGGATTGAAAAATAATGACTTAACTACAATTGTTTATAATTTTGTAGATATGCTTTCGCATGCTAAAACCGAAATGGAAGTGGTTAAAGAATTGGCTTCCAATGACAAAGCGTATCGTTCGTTAACACTAAGCTGGTTCAAAAATTCACCCTTATTGGAAATGATTCAGATGGCTCAACAAATGGGCTTCAAACTTATCTTAACCACTGACCACGGAACCATAAACGTGAAAAATCCATCCAAAGTAATTGGTGATAAAAACACAAGTTTGAACCTTCGATACAAAACCGGACGAAGTTTAACCTATGAAGACAAAGATGTGTATGCCGTGAAAGACCCGAAAAAAATTGGCTTACCCTCCATCAACATGAGCAGCTCTTTTATTTTTGCCAAAAATGATTTGTTCTTGGCGTATGTGAACAATTACAATCACTATGTAAGTTATTATCGAAATTCCTATCAACATGGTGGAATTTCGCTGGAGGAGATGATTGTTCCTTTTTTGGTGTTTAATCCGAGGTAG
- the tsaE gene encoding tRNA (adenosine(37)-N6)-threonylcarbamoyltransferase complex ATPase subunit type 1 TsaE has product MQYQFNLSEIEAIAQKIIHSNPEKVILFNGQMGAGKTTFIKALSKVLGVENPTSSPTFSLVNEYEAQDGLVYHFDMYRLKNEMEALDFGIEDYLYSGHWCFIEWAEKIPNLIPDKHNVITIEILENGYRKLILN; this is encoded by the coding sequence ATGCAATACCAATTCAATTTAAGCGAAATAGAAGCCATCGCTCAAAAAATAATACATTCAAACCCAGAAAAAGTAATTCTCTTCAATGGGCAAATGGGTGCCGGAAAAACAACCTTTATCAAAGCATTATCCAAAGTATTGGGTGTTGAAAACCCAACATCCAGTCCTACTTTTTCTTTGGTTAACGAATATGAAGCTCAAGACGGATTGGTTTATCACTTCGACATGTATCGTCTAAAAAATGAAATGGAAGCCCTTGATTTTGGTATAGAAGATTATCTTTATTCCGGGCACTGGTGCTTTATCGAATGGGCAGAAAAAATTCCGAACTTAATTCCTGACAAACATAATGTCATTACTATAGAAATTTTGGAAAACGGTTATCGAAAATTAATTTTAAACTAA